The following proteins are encoded in a genomic region of Pan troglodytes isolate AG18354 chromosome Y, NHGRI_mPanTro3-v2.0_pri, whole genome shotgun sequence:
- the LOC107971297 gene encoding protein kish-A-like: MSAIFNFQSLLTIILLLICTCVYIRSLAPSLVDRNETELLGIFWKCVRIGEWKIPYVAVCCIVMGFNILFIQ; encoded by the coding sequence ATGTCTGCTATTTTCAATTTTCAGAGTCTATTGACCATAATCTTGCTGCTTATATGTACCTGTGTTTATATTCGATCCTTGGCACCCAGCCTCGTGGACAGAAATGAAACTGAATTGTTGGGTATATTTTGGAAGTGTGTCAGAATTGGTGAATGGAAGATTCCTTATGTTGCAGTGTGCTGTATAGTAATGGGCTTCAACATTCTCTTCATACAGTAG